In Methanobacterium formicicum, a single genomic region encodes these proteins:
- the hdrA gene encoding ferredoxin:CoB-CoM heterodisulfide reductase subunit HdrA, with amino-acid sequence MNEKDLTSTPAKENLKVGVFLCRCGGNISDNVDMEKLHSSLDATVVEEFENLCSINGRKLIRDSIIDRDLDRVVVAACSPITHEKTFQKYVKPLNPYLMQMANIREQCSWVHSDKGKTTDKAISLTSAAIEKAKCSEPIDPLLRRTKKSVAVIGGGISGITTALSLARQGIKTRIIEERSTIGGSMVKIGKVFSPEKLAEECAMCLLNPLVNEAVENKNIEILTKTKLLRAERRAGNFNLIVEKKPGFVKAERCIACGSCAEVCPVEVPNSWNENMTIRKAIYKSFPQAVPDVYTIDEENCIRCGTCQETCKMDAIDFSMETEVLPLNVGSVIVATGHNRFELSKRPEYGYGRFPDVISQMELARITGVNGPTEGQLLRPSNGQVPQRVVMIQCVGSRDDKPDGNPYCSKVCCMVAMKHANVIKHYYPETEVIICYTDMRTPGMYEKYMRYGQDKGIKLIRGRAGEVTWKNEKLVVRVEESLEKTPLEIETDMVVLSEAIEPSEGTKEVAELLNVGLTEDLFIRESHPKIKPVTTDVEGVYVCGTAQGPKDITDSVSQANAAAAKVAELMNGNLEVEPFVATINTSRCNLCKKCMDTCKYKAFYIQEDNLAIDPIACKGCGICLSQCPEEAISIQGNADEKLFGIISGILKNKKDGERIILTFLDSVGYLAADNMGINKITYPESIRIIKVPSSNRLMMKHILYALENGADGIFLGEYPDDLMYPHLKEKVKQLKQVLEEKNINPNRLTIHRVYIPYFRGLANKLTIFDQEISSLDQQHKREDSSAKVLDEPLE; translated from the coding sequence TTGAATGAAAAAGATTTAACTTCAACCCCTGCCAAGGAAAACCTTAAGGTAGGTGTTTTCCTGTGCCGCTGCGGTGGTAACATCTCAGATAACGTGGATATGGAAAAACTCCACTCCTCCTTAGATGCCACAGTAGTGGAAGAATTCGAGAACCTGTGCTCAATAAATGGCCGTAAACTCATCCGAGATTCCATTATCGACAGAGACCTTGATCGGGTGGTGGTGGCGGCATGTTCACCTATTACCCATGAAAAAACATTCCAGAAGTATGTTAAACCCCTCAACCCCTACCTTATGCAGATGGCCAACATCCGTGAGCAGTGCTCTTGGGTACACTCTGATAAAGGAAAAACCACAGACAAAGCCATTTCCTTAACCAGTGCAGCCATTGAAAAGGCAAAGTGCTCAGAACCCATCGACCCGTTACTGCGACGTACAAAAAAAAGTGTGGCAGTTATTGGTGGGGGCATATCTGGAATAACCACTGCCCTTTCACTGGCCCGGCAGGGAATAAAGACCCGGATCATTGAAGAAAGATCCACCATTGGTGGATCCATGGTGAAGATTGGTAAGGTCTTCTCCCCGGAGAAACTGGCCGAAGAATGTGCCATGTGCCTTTTAAACCCACTGGTAAACGAGGCCGTGGAAAACAAAAATATAGAAATTTTAACCAAAACCAAACTCTTAAGGGCTGAGCGCAGAGCAGGAAATTTCAATTTAATAGTGGAGAAGAAACCCGGTTTTGTGAAAGCCGAGCGTTGCATTGCTTGTGGAAGCTGTGCCGAGGTTTGTCCCGTGGAAGTGCCCAACTCCTGGAATGAAAATATGACCATCCGCAAAGCCATTTACAAATCATTCCCCCAGGCAGTTCCTGATGTATATACTATTGATGAAGAAAACTGCATCCGCTGTGGAACCTGTCAGGAAACTTGTAAAATGGATGCCATTGATTTTTCCATGGAAACTGAAGTCCTGCCCCTTAACGTGGGATCGGTAATTGTAGCCACTGGCCATAACCGGTTTGAACTGTCCAAAAGACCAGAATATGGATATGGAAGGTTCCCAGATGTGATTTCCCAGATGGAACTGGCACGGATCACCGGGGTAAATGGTCCCACCGAAGGGCAGCTACTGCGACCCTCCAATGGCCAGGTCCCCCAGAGAGTGGTGATGATACAGTGTGTGGGCTCCCGTGATGATAAACCAGATGGTAATCCCTACTGTTCCAAGGTATGCTGTATGGTGGCCATGAAGCACGCCAACGTTATAAAACATTACTACCCTGAAACCGAAGTCATAATCTGTTACACCGATATGAGAACTCCGGGAATGTATGAAAAGTACATGCGCTACGGTCAGGATAAAGGTATCAAATTGATACGGGGCCGGGCCGGTGAAGTTACCTGGAAAAATGAAAAATTAGTGGTCCGGGTGGAGGAAAGTCTGGAAAAAACTCCACTGGAAATAGAAACAGACATGGTTGTTTTGTCCGAGGCTATTGAACCTTCCGAGGGCACCAAAGAGGTTGCAGAATTACTGAATGTGGGTTTAACTGAGGACCTGTTCATCAGAGAGAGTCACCCCAAAATAAAACCAGTCACCACTGATGTGGAAGGTGTTTACGTTTGTGGAACTGCCCAGGGACCTAAAGATATTACCGACAGTGTTTCCCAGGCCAATGCTGCCGCAGCCAAAGTGGCAGAACTGATGAATGGTAACCTGGAGGTGGAACCATTCGTAGCTACCATCAACACCTCTCGATGTAATCTATGCAAAAAATGTATGGATACCTGTAAGTACAAGGCATTCTATATCCAGGAAGATAACCTGGCCATTGACCCCATTGCCTGTAAGGGATGCGGTATCTGTCTTTCTCAGTGTCCAGAAGAAGCCATCAGTATCCAGGGAAATGCTGATGAAAAATTATTCGGTATCATATCCGGTATTCTTAAAAACAAAAAGGATGGTGAACGTATAATACTCACCTTCCTGGACAGTGTGGGATATCTGGCTGCGGATAACATGGGAATAAATAAAATAACCTATCCCGAATCTATCCGGATAATCAAAGTTCCCTCATCGAATCGTTTGATGATGAAACACATCCTGTACGCTCTTGAAAATGGTGCAGACGGCATATTCTTAGGGGAGTATCCTGATGATCTCATGTATCCCCATCTTAAAGAAAAAGTCAAACAATTAAAACAAGTTTTAGAAGAGAAAAATATCAATCCCAACCGTCTGACCATTCACCGAGTGTACATACCCTACTTCCGGGGATTGGCCAATAAGTTAACCATCTTTGATCAGGAAATCAGTTCTCTGGATCAACAACATAAGAGGGAAGATAGTAGTGCGAAGGTTCTGGATGAACCTCTTGAATAA
- a CDS encoding ABC transporter substrate-binding protein, with protein MNIGYLSTIYHTSFILKSPDNKFLDSIGGDLDWTLFPTGPAMMEAFKSGEIDLGYIGLPPVMIGIDKGLKLKCVAGGHVEGTVMISRDSFSSFDDLNNLDNVLKQFEGRNIGTPAQGSIHDVIIRDLIQDRDISIINYPWADFIPSAIQTGEIAAGLGTPALATVASREINSKLIIPPSKLWPYNPSYGIVVREELLNQDPDFIKNFLTEHEAACNFIRNQPHDAAEVAAGELGGIDVEFILETFQISPRYCASLPEEYIRSTLDFVPVLQKLGYLEKKIKKEDVFELKFIQEVHPEPSHYYLPSYVVDPEN; from the coding sequence TTGAATATCGGGTATCTTTCCACTATCTATCACACTTCCTTTATTTTAAAAAGTCCGGATAATAAGTTCCTTGACAGTATAGGGGGTGATCTTGATTGGACCCTATTTCCCACAGGCCCGGCAATGATGGAAGCCTTTAAAAGTGGTGAAATAGATCTAGGATATATAGGTCTCCCTCCAGTAATGATCGGGATTGATAAAGGACTAAAACTCAAATGTGTGGCTGGAGGTCATGTGGAAGGTACCGTTATGATTTCTAGAGATTCATTCTCTTCTTTTGATGATTTAAACAATTTGGATAATGTATTAAAACAGTTTGAAGGTAGAAATATTGGAACTCCGGCACAGGGGTCTATCCATGATGTTATAATACGAGACCTCATTCAGGATCGGGATATATCCATCATCAATTATCCCTGGGCAGATTTCATACCCAGTGCCATACAAACTGGTGAAATAGCTGCTGGCCTGGGTACACCAGCACTGGCCACGGTTGCTTCTCGGGAGATAAATTCCAAACTGATAATTCCTCCCAGCAAATTGTGGCCCTACAATCCCAGTTACGGGATTGTGGTTCGTGAAGAGCTCCTAAACCAAGATCCAGATTTTATAAAAAATTTTTTAACTGAACATGAAGCTGCCTGTAATTTTATACGTAATCAGCCACATGATGCTGCAGAAGTAGCTGCTGGTGAGCTGGGTGGCATTGATGTGGAATTTATACTGGAAACCTTCCAGATCTCTCCCCGGTACTGTGCCAGTCTACCGGAAGAATATATAAGATCCACCCTGGATTTTGTCCCGGTTCTTCAAAAATTAGGATATCTAGAAAAGAAGATAAAAAAGGAAGATGTTTTTGAGTTGAAATTTATTCAAGAGGTTCATCCAGAACCTTCGCACTACTATCTTCCCTCTTATGTTGTTGATCCAGAGAACTGA
- a CDS encoding MoaD/ThiS family protein — MPEIKFLSNLADITGEKSLIIEYDGEVSGLIDSLDTKLKGKDFKTTITDDEGKVKDFVKILINGNDIRGTGGLSSPVKDDDEIVIFQTLAGG, encoded by the coding sequence ATGCCTGAAATAAAATTTTTATCAAATCTAGCAGATATAACTGGAGAAAAATCTCTGATAATTGAATATGATGGTGAAGTATCCGGTTTGATTGACAGTCTGGACACTAAACTTAAAGGAAAAGACTTCAAAACCACCATCACTGATGATGAGGGCAAAGTAAAGGATTTCGTTAAAATACTCATCAACGGAAATGACATTAGAGGAACCGGTGGTCTGAGTTCCCCAGTAAAAGATGATGATGAAATAGTTATATTCCAGACTCTGGCCGGTGGTTAA
- a CDS encoding NifB/NifX family molybdenum-iron cluster-binding protein, whose translation MSIKVAVASSDGKYINQHFGMASQFLIFQLDDNGTHKFLELRENKPACSTEGHSELSMEKSVKLISDCQAVLAGQIGPGAIDILLKNNIDPYIAPTFIEDALEQLTEIRKKKKD comes from the coding sequence ATGTCCATAAAAGTAGCAGTTGCCAGCAGTGATGGCAAATATATCAATCAGCATTTTGGAATGGCTTCACAATTTTTAATTTTCCAGTTAGATGATAATGGAACCCATAAATTCCTGGAATTACGAGAAAACAAACCGGCCTGCAGTACGGAGGGTCACAGTGAATTATCCATGGAAAAAAGTGTTAAACTAATATCTGACTGCCAAGCAGTACTTGCCGGCCAAATTGGTCCTGGAGCCATCGATATACTGCTGAAAAATAACATAGACCCCTACATAGCACCAACATTTATCGAAGATGCATTAGAACAACTGACAGAAATTAGAAAAAAGAAAAAAGACTGA
- a CDS encoding nitrogenase component 1, with the protein MSPDKKSPDEAIDLSKNTCPNREHRAHGTNVYYGKASQLLKDAKEGNVKCSERKFQQSGGCVLNFYLSNRVTTIRDAVVIFNAPVGCSAGALGYRELFRGVPVELGRPAQYNVNWLTTNLQQNDVVYGAGQKLKETILEAERRYSPKAIFILTSCTTGIIGEDIEGSVNGVQPQVKAKIVPIHCEGVRSRLVQTGYDAFWHAVLKYLVREPQEKQEDLVNVASMLSYTWQDRLEIKRLLGKVGLRVNFIPEFATVEQFEQLSEAALTAPICPTYTDYISRGLKKKYGVPYFLYPSPTGITNTDGWLREIGKYTGKEDEIEELIAEEHQTWVPKMEAIQEEFLKLRKDGEKVRILGSLGQGRLVNQLPFFDELGLQAPAAMSQDFDDLLIDQLDDIVEKMGDFDIMVNTFQAAEQANVTTNLDPDLTLTCPFQGGTWERDNNVTRIHSLRGDADPWSAQSGYAGAVAFGNFLLQSFKNKSYQKTLSEKTPRSYKDWWYEQPDPLYYLEKGK; encoded by the coding sequence GTGAGCCCAGATAAAAAGAGCCCAGATGAAGCAATCGATCTGAGTAAGAACACATGCCCCAACCGGGAGCATCGAGCCCATGGTACCAATGTATACTATGGAAAAGCAAGCCAACTGTTAAAAGACGCCAAAGAAGGAAACGTGAAATGTTCCGAAAGAAAATTTCAGCAGTCTGGAGGCTGTGTGCTTAACTTTTACCTTTCAAACAGAGTGACAACAATCCGTGACGCCGTTGTGATATTCAACGCACCAGTCGGTTGTTCTGCAGGTGCACTTGGTTACCGTGAATTATTCCGTGGTGTGCCTGTTGAGTTAGGAAGACCGGCACAATACAATGTTAACTGGCTTACAACCAACCTACAGCAAAATGATGTTGTTTATGGTGCTGGTCAAAAGTTAAAAGAAACGATACTGGAAGCTGAACGGAGATACTCTCCCAAAGCCATTTTCATACTCACATCATGTACCACTGGAATCATTGGAGAGGATATTGAAGGAAGTGTAAACGGAGTTCAACCCCAAGTGAAAGCAAAAATTGTGCCTATTCACTGTGAAGGCGTGCGCTCCAGACTGGTACAAACAGGATATGATGCATTTTGGCATGCCGTGCTAAAATATCTGGTAAGGGAACCTCAGGAAAAACAGGAAGATCTGGTTAATGTAGCCAGTATGCTCTCTTACACCTGGCAGGACCGACTGGAGATAAAAAGACTTCTGGGGAAGGTCGGATTGAGGGTGAACTTCATTCCAGAATTTGCAACAGTTGAACAGTTTGAACAACTCTCAGAAGCAGCTTTAACCGCACCCATCTGCCCAACTTATACAGACTACATCTCCAGAGGCCTTAAAAAGAAATATGGAGTACCATACTTCCTTTACCCATCCCCAACTGGAATAACCAATACTGATGGGTGGTTACGCGAGATCGGGAAGTACACTGGAAAAGAAGACGAAATAGAGGAACTCATAGCTGAAGAACACCAAACATGGGTACCAAAAATGGAGGCAATACAAGAAGAATTCTTGAAACTACGTAAAGATGGTGAAAAGGTCAGAATTTTAGGATCCCTGGGCCAAGGGAGGTTAGTTAACCAGTTACCCTTCTTCGATGAATTAGGACTTCAAGCTCCGGCCGCCATGAGCCAGGACTTTGACGATCTTCTGATTGACCAGCTAGATGATATTGTGGAAAAAATGGGTGATTTCGATATAATGGTTAACACATTCCAGGCAGCAGAACAAGCCAACGTTACCACCAATCTGGACCCCGATCTAACCCTCACCTGCCCATTCCAGGGAGGCACATGGGAACGTGATAACAATGTCACCAGAATACACTCCTTAAGAGGAGACGCAGATCCCTGGAGCGCTCAAAGCGGATATGCTGGTGCAGTAGCATTTGGTAACTTCCTGTTACAATCCTTTAAAAACAAGTCCTACCAGAAGACATTGAGCGAAAAAACACCACGAAGCTACAAGGACTGGTGGTATGAACAGCCTGATCCACTGTACTACCTTGAAAAGGGGAAATAA